Part of the bacterium genome is shown below.
TTAGAGAAGCTGGATTCAAGGTCGGCCTGTATACTTCGCCTCATTTAATCGATTTTCGGGAACGCATTCAAGTAGATGGGAGATATATTTCCAAGAAGGAAGTTAGCGAACTCCTCTCTCAGTTACTGTTTTTTATCAGAACTCCTCGCGCAAAATTCTCCCTGGAGCCGACCTATTTTGAAATAATAACAGCCCTGGCGCTCCAATACTTTTCTCAAGCCAAGGTGGAAATAGCCATCTTAGAAGTGGGCATGGGCGGCCGTTTAGATGCCACAAATGTATTCAACCATTCCCTGGTCTCAATCATCACCAATATTAATCATGAGCATACGGAGTATTTGGGCAAAAGAATTTCTGATATCTCTCGAGAAAAAGCAGGAATTATAAAAAATAATGGAATCGTAATTACTGGAGTGGAACAGAAAAGAGCTCTGGGAATAATAAAAGGAGTATGTCAGAAGAAAAAAACAAGATTATTCCGTTTAGGAAAAGATATCAAAGTCCAATACGTAAATCAAAGAAAAGATACCAATAATTTTTGCGATTCCCAGATGTTCAATTACCAGGGAATCTTTGATAGTTTCAGAGATTTGAAGATAAAACTTTTAGGGAGACACCAGATAGAGAATGCGGCTTTGGCCCTGGGTGCAATCGAAGGATTAAGATTGAGAGGAATCCGCGTGGCGGAGAACCATTTGAGAAAGGGGCTGGAGAAAGCGACCTGGTCGGGGAGATTGGAAGTTTTAAATTATGTCAACCGGAAAGGAAAGAATTGTAGGGTAGTGTTAGATGGTGCGCATAATCCATC
Proteins encoded:
- a CDS encoding Mur ligase family protein, with amino-acid sequence MTYPQVLDYLSASEHLGIRFGLSNIRKLLRATGIDDEKFRIIHITGTNGKGSVAIFLSSILREAGFKVGLYTSPHLIDFRERIQVDGRYISKKEVSELLSQLLFFIRTPRAKFSLEPTYFEIITALALQYFSQAKVEIAILEVGMGGRLDATNVFNHSLVSIITNINHEHTEYLGKRISDISREKAGIIKNNGIVITGVEQKRALGIIKGVCQKKKTRLFRLGKDIKVQYVNQRKDTNNFCDSQMFNYQGIFDSFRDLKIKLLGRHQIENAALALGAIEGLRLRGIRVAENHLRKGLEKATWSGRLEVLNYVNRKGKNCRVVLDGAHNPS